The Bacteroidota bacterium genomic interval CCCGTTGCTGAATCACTTCCCCCGGACGTGGAAGGAAAATTAAAATCCATAGAAGGAATAAAATCTGCAAAAGTGATTTTAACCTTCGAACCACCATGGACAAAAGAAATGATGAGTGAAGTGGCGCAAGTGGAATTAGGTTTCATGTGATGGAAAAAGAAATTGTAAATAGAGTAGAACAAAGCGGGTTAACAGAAATTAACCTGGAAGATTTTTATCCGAAAGGAGAACGCGCGTTGATTGATGTAAAAGAAAATTTATTCCAGGGCTTAATTCTGAAAGAAAAAGATTTCCGTGAGTTTGTGAAGAGCGAGAATTGGGAAAAGTATAAAAACAAATTCGTTGCGATTACTTGTTCTGCCGATGCGATTGTTCCCACTTGGGCGTACATGCTCATCGCGACTTCACTTCAACCTTTTGCAAAAAATTTTGTATTCGGGGATTTAAAAATACTGGAAACAGTTTTATTTCTCGAATCACTTTCTAAAATAAATCCCGAAGAGTTCAGAGATAAAAAAATTGTGATAAAAGGTTGCGGAAATTTTCCTGTTCCTGAAAGCGCTTATGTAGAACTCACACGCATTCTTACTCCCGTTGCGAAAAGCATTATGTTCGGAGAACCGTGCTCGACCGTTCCGGTAATGAAAAGAAAAGATTAAATAAATTTTTCTTTTTTCATACCCAGCCATTCCAGCGCAGAACCGCTCAAAAGTTTTTCTTTCATTTCATCACTGAAGTTCATTTCGCGAATTAATTTTCCCGGTTCATTTTCTCCTAGTGGAAACGGGTAATCGCTTCCGAGCGCGACACGATTTGCTCCGACAAGTTTTATAATATACCTCAGCATTTCTTCATTATGCGTTAAAGAATCCAGCCAGAATTTTCCAAGATATTCTTTTGGATTTTTTTTGTTGTCAACGGCTACTAAATCAGGACGAGATGCAAAACCATGTTCAATTCTTCCAATCGTTGCCGGAAAACTTCCGCCTCCGTGCGCGAACGCTACGCGAAGTTTCGGCAAACGCTCGAACACTCCGCCAAAAATCATGGAGCAAATCGCAAGAGAAGTTTCTGCAGGCATTCCGACTAACCAGGGCAGCCAGTATTTTTTCATTTTATCTGTTGACATCATATCCCAGGGATGAACGAAGATGGACATATTCATTTCTTCACATGCCTGAAAAACCGGAAAAAGATTTTCATCATTCAGGTTCCAATCGTTCACGTGCGAACCAATTTGAATTCCTGCAAGACCAATTTTTTTACATCGCTCCAATTCTTTTATTGCAAGTTGGGATGATTGAAGAGGAATTGTCCCCAGTCCCACAAAACGTTTTGGATATTTAAAAACAATTTCTGCAATGTGATCGTTGAGATATTTTGAGACTTCGAGGCAATCCTGCGCTTTCGCCCAGTAAGAAAACATTACGGGGATTGTTGAAAGCACCTGAACATTCACACGATGATGCTCGCATTCTTTCATTCTTGTTTCTGCACTCCAGCAGTTGTCTTCAATCTCGCGAAAAAATTTTCCGTCCACCATCATTTTCGCACAGCAGGGCTTGTGATGCTCCAAAGAAATAAATCCTCCGTAACCAAATTTTTTTTTGAAGTCGGGAAGATTTTCCGGAATGATGTGCGTATGAATATCTATCGTGAACATATCAATTGTCAAATGTCATATTTTTCTGGAAATAGAGAACGATTGCTTGCTTGATCAATCTTTCCTGTTCCATCGGCCTGAGTGAAGGAAGTTTTTCTGTAGATTTCCAGTGCGGCCAGCCGTCAGCATCTTTCCCTTCATATATATAGTAGCCGTAATCTTCCAGCAGCGAACAAACTGCGATGTGCATGAGTCCGAGTTTTTCGTCTTTGGAAAAAACTTTGTGTCCTTTACCAAGTTCCTGAACTCCTATGAGAAATAAAACCGCTTTCAAATCTAT includes:
- a CDS encoding amidohydrolase, encoding MFTIDIHTHIIPENLPDFKKKFGYGGFISLEHHKPCCAKMMVDGKFFREIEDNCWSAETRMKECEHHRVNVQVLSTIPVMFSYWAKAQDCLEVSKYLNDHIAEIVFKYPKRFVGLGTIPLQSSQLAIKELERCKKIGLAGIQIGSHVNDWNLNDENLFPVFQACEEMNMSIFVHPWDMMSTDKMKKYWLPWLVGMPAETSLAICSMIFGGVFERLPKLRVAFAHGGGSFPATIGRIEHGFASRPDLVAVDNKKNPKEYLGKFWLDSLTHNEEMLRYIIKLVGANRVALGSDYPFPLGENEPGKLIREMNFSDEMKEKLLSGSALEWLGMKKEKFI
- a CDS encoding DUF2480 family protein; the encoded protein is MEKEIVNRVEQSGLTEINLEDFYPKGERALIDVKENLFQGLILKEKDFREFVKSENWEKYKNKFVAITCSADAIVPTWAYMLIATSLQPFAKNFVFGDLKILETVLFLESLSKINPEEFRDKKIVIKGCGNFPVPESAYVELTRILTPVAKSIMFGEPCSTVPVMKRKD